A part of Quatrionicoccus australiensis genomic DNA contains:
- a CDS encoding MFS transporter: protein MFRTIAKPEVLLTTLAAAGILMITMGGRQSFGLFIAPLDASTGLGIASISLALAVGQFTWGAIQPVAGAVADRYGPRAVLIGGIVLMALGCALTPFMGSGFGLIVTLGILANMGSGAGSFSVLIGAAAQRLPLEARGTASGVINAGGSFGQFVFAPVLQKLIQGIGWMNAMWALALITLSALPLVGKLTAGEKVHVQHATPDGGLKNAIREAFADRSYWLLHAGFFTCGFHIAFLVTHLPGEVNLCGLPPSVASWSLAIIGLANIFGSLYAGSCVAKYRSKYVLAAMYGSRAVLVALYLMAPRTELTYYLFAAGLGFTWLATVPPTAAIVGKLFGIRYLGTLFGLTLLSHQIGGFLGAYLGGLAITQYGDYTWMWYADMALATLAALVNLPIREAPVVRPATA from the coding sequence ATGTTCCGCACCATCGCCAAGCCCGAAGTCCTGCTCACCACGCTTGCCGCAGCCGGCATCCTGATGATCACCATGGGCGGTCGCCAGTCCTTCGGCCTGTTTATTGCCCCGCTCGATGCGTCGACCGGTCTGGGCATCGCCTCGATCAGCCTGGCGCTCGCCGTCGGCCAGTTCACCTGGGGCGCCATCCAGCCCGTCGCCGGCGCCGTCGCCGACCGTTACGGCCCGCGCGCCGTGCTGATCGGCGGCATCGTGCTGATGGCGCTGGGTTGCGCGCTGACCCCCTTCATGGGCAGCGGCTTCGGCCTGATCGTGACGCTCGGCATTCTCGCCAACATGGGCTCCGGTGCCGGCAGTTTTTCCGTGCTGATCGGCGCCGCCGCGCAGCGCCTGCCGCTTGAGGCACGCGGCACGGCGTCCGGCGTGATCAATGCCGGCGGCTCCTTCGGCCAGTTCGTCTTTGCCCCGGTGCTGCAGAAACTGATCCAGGGCATCGGCTGGATGAACGCGATGTGGGCCCTGGCCCTGATCACGCTGAGCGCGCTGCCGCTGGTCGGCAAGCTGACCGCCGGCGAAAAGGTGCATGTCCAGCACGCCACGCCGGACGGCGGCCTGAAGAACGCCATCCGCGAAGCCTTCGCCGACCGCAGCTACTGGCTGCTGCATGCCGGCTTCTTCACCTGTGGCTTCCATATCGCCTTCCTGGTCACTCACCTGCCGGGCGAAGTGAATCTGTGCGGCCTGCCGCCTTCGGTGGCCAGCTGGTCGCTGGCGATCATCGGCCTGGCCAACATCTTCGGCAGCCTCTATGCCGGTTCCTGTGTCGCCAAATACCGCAGCAAGTACGTGCTGGCCGCGATGTACGGCTCGCGCGCCGTGCTCGTCGCCCTCTACCTGATGGCGCCGCGCACCGAACTGACCTACTACCTGTTCGCCGCCGGCCTCGGCTTCACCTGGCTGGCCACGGTACCGCCGACTGCGGCCATCGTCGGCAAGCTGTTCGGCATCCGCTATCTCGGCACGCTGTTCGGCCTGACCCTGTTGTCGCACCAGATCGGCGGCTTCCTCGGCGCATACCTGGGCGGCCTGGCGATCACGCAATACGGTGATTACACCTGGATGTGGTACGCCGACATGGCGCTGGCGACGCTGGCCGCGCTGGTCAATCTGCCGATCCGCGAAGCGCCGGTCGTTCGTCCGGCGACCGCCTGA
- a CDS encoding PaaI family thioesterase — MSLLHPEVTPEILNRRGDEYLPGYLGIEVVSIEQGVLHARMPVRKLHVAPNEFLHAASIVALADTSCGYGTIAHLPEGAQSFTTIELKSNHLATVREGSIVCVATAQHLGKTTQVWDAVVSDAASGRKLALFRCTQMILWPKG; from the coding sequence ATGAGCCTGCTCCACCCGGAAGTGACGCCGGAAATCCTCAACCGGCGCGGTGACGAATACCTGCCAGGCTATCTCGGCATCGAGGTCGTCAGCATCGAGCAGGGCGTGCTGCATGCCCGCATGCCGGTCAGGAAGCTGCATGTCGCACCCAACGAATTCCTCCACGCGGCGAGCATCGTCGCACTCGCCGATACCAGCTGCGGCTACGGCACCATCGCCCATCTGCCGGAAGGTGCGCAATCCTTCACCACCATCGAGCTGAAAAGCAACCACCTGGCGACGGTGCGCGAAGGCAGCATCGTCTGCGTCGCCACCGCGCAGCATCTGGGCAAGACGACGCAGGTCTGGGACGCCGTGGTCAGCGATGCCGCGAGTGGCCGCAAACTGGCGCTGTTTCGCTGCACACAGATGATTCTCTGGCCGAAAGGCTGA
- a CDS encoding cation:proton antiporter: MNTTEVFLIAMSIIFTVPYLIWRVGRTEYYAPLVVVQIITGILLGPGVLGHFFPDYYAFVFAPPVIQSLNGIAWWAVMLFVCIAGIELDLRKAWAHRGESSITAGLALGTPLLFGCLAAAFMLLTDGWMGPQAMTWQFVLGVGMACAVTALPILILFMEKLEILRQPIGQRILRYASVDDIAIWGVLATILMDWQRVGKQLAFLAAFVVFGFAFRKLMAWLAERDRWYVALIWLAVCAFGADWSGLHFMVGAFLAGAVMEAEWFDQEKMDLLRHHVLLVIMPVFFLSTGLRTNWTMGGEAVFVAAGLLLFASVSGKLLGIQIAGKILKWQPGEASIIGWLLQTKALIMIIFVNILLDKKIITSEAFTALLLMAVASTMLTVPMVAPRLARMREIIFRVR; the protein is encoded by the coding sequence ATGAATACCACCGAAGTCTTCCTGATCGCGATGAGCATCATTTTCACGGTGCCTTACCTGATCTGGCGGGTCGGGCGCACCGAGTACTACGCGCCGCTGGTCGTCGTCCAGATCATCACCGGCATCCTGCTCGGGCCGGGCGTGCTCGGGCATTTTTTCCCTGACTACTACGCCTTTGTCTTCGCGCCGCCGGTGATCCAGTCGCTGAACGGCATCGCCTGGTGGGCGGTGATGCTCTTCGTCTGCATCGCCGGCATCGAACTCGACTTGCGCAAGGCCTGGGCGCATCGCGGCGAAAGCAGCATCACGGCCGGGCTGGCGCTCGGCACACCTTTGCTTTTCGGCTGTCTGGCCGCCGCCTTCATGCTGCTGACCGATGGCTGGATGGGGCCGCAGGCGATGACCTGGCAATTCGTGCTCGGCGTCGGCATGGCTTGTGCGGTCACCGCACTGCCCATCCTGATCCTGTTCATGGAAAAGCTGGAAATCCTGCGTCAGCCGATCGGCCAGCGCATCCTGCGCTACGCCAGCGTCGATGACATCGCGATCTGGGGCGTGCTGGCCACGATCCTGATGGACTGGCAGCGCGTCGGCAAGCAGCTCGCCTTTCTCGCCGCCTTCGTTGTCTTCGGCTTCGCCTTCCGCAAGCTGATGGCCTGGCTGGCCGAGCGCGACCGCTGGTATGTCGCGCTGATCTGGCTCGCCGTCTGCGCTTTCGGGGCCGACTGGTCCGGGCTGCATTTCATGGTCGGTGCTTTCCTGGCCGGTGCGGTCATGGAAGCCGAATGGTTCGATCAGGAAAAGATGGATCTGCTGCGCCACCATGTCCTGCTGGTGATCATGCCGGTCTTTTTCCTGTCGACCGGTTTGCGTACCAACTGGACCATGGGCGGCGAGGCGGTCTTCGTTGCCGCCGGTCTGCTGCTGTTTGCCTCGGTGAGCGGCAAGCTGCTCGGCATTCAGATCGCCGGCAAGATCCTCAAGTGGCAGCCGGGCGAGGCTTCGATCATCGGCTGGCTGCTGCAGACCAAGGCCCTGATCATGATCATTTTCGTGAACATCCTGCTCGACAAGAAAATCATCACCAGCGAGGCGTTTACCGCCCTGCTGCTGATGGCGGTGGCGAGCACCATGCTCACCGTACCGATGGTCGCGCCCAGGCTGGCGCGCATGCGCGAAATCATCTTCCGCGTCAGGTAA
- a CDS encoding glycosyltransferase family 2 protein: MPSEASTSHLVLIPSYNPGPKVLATVRAALAQWSPVWVVVDGSTDGSAEKLQALAGECPGLHVIVLPENRGKGAAVLEGISQAAAAGFTHALTMDSDGQHPAELIPAFMAASQRLPGHMVLGKPVFDADAPALRVNGRKVSNGWANLETLWMGIGDSLYGFRVYPIAPLIRIMRRNRFMRRFDFDPEAVVRLCWAGVKPLNIDAPVRYFRADEGGVSHFRYLRDNTLLTWMHTRLFLGFVVRLPLLIVRRIF; encoded by the coding sequence ATGCCGTCTGAAGCCTCCACCAGCCATCTCGTCCTGATTCCCAGCTACAACCCCGGTCCGAAGGTGCTCGCCACGGTGCGTGCCGCCCTGGCGCAGTGGTCGCCGGTCTGGGTCGTGGTCGATGGCAGCACCGATGGCAGTGCCGAAAAGCTGCAGGCACTGGCCGGCGAATGTCCCGGCCTGCACGTCATCGTGCTGCCGGAAAACCGCGGCAAGGGTGCGGCCGTGCTCGAAGGCATCAGCCAGGCTGCCGCGGCCGGCTTCACGCACGCGCTGACCATGGATTCCGACGGCCAGCACCCGGCCGAGCTGATTCCCGCGTTCATGGCCGCCTCGCAGCGCCTGCCCGGCCACATGGTGCTCGGCAAGCCGGTGTTCGACGCCGATGCGCCGGCCTTGCGCGTCAACGGGCGCAAGGTCTCGAACGGCTGGGCGAATCTGGAAACGCTGTGGATGGGCATCGGCGATTCGCTGTACGGCTTTCGTGTCTATCCGATCGCACCGCTGATCCGCATCATGCGCCGCAACCGTTTCATGCGCCGCTTCGACTTCGATCCGGAAGCCGTCGTCCGCCTGTGCTGGGCCGGCGTCAAGCCGCTCAACATCGACGCGCCGGTGCGCTATTTCCGCGCCGATGAAGGCGGCGTCTCGCATTTCCGCTACCTGCGCGACAACACGCTGCTGACCTGGATGCACACCCGGCTCTTTCTCGGCTTTGTCGTTCGTCTGCCGCTGCTGATCGTGCGCCGCATTTTCTGA
- a CDS encoding lysophospholipid acyltransferase family protein yields MTDQRPVGNPLWIVYEYVAMVVGLASLALLCLLWLPFAMLLYPLLPRRLGQPLGRRMISHGFRFYLHLLERLCACRFDLGELDALRDQGPLILAANHPSLLDAVMVVSRLPNAVCVMKAALMDNILFGAAARLARYIRNNAPLEMILGAREELQGGAHLVIFPEGTRTTNFPLEPCTPSTGLIASRTGIPVQTLLIEFSTPYLGKAWPLFRRPVLPLACRVRLGRRFAPVADVVAFTGELETYFRQTLEIAPENPSTVRHAV; encoded by the coding sequence ATGACTGATCAGCGACCGGTGGGCAATCCGCTGTGGATTGTCTACGAGTATGTCGCCATGGTGGTCGGCCTTGCTTCGCTGGCCCTGCTTTGCCTGCTCTGGTTGCCGTTCGCGATGTTGCTTTATCCCCTGCTGCCGCGCCGGCTCGGCCAGCCGCTCGGGCGGCGGATGATTTCGCACGGTTTCCGTTTCTACCTGCACCTGCTTGAGCGCCTGTGTGCCTGCCGTTTCGATCTTGGCGAGCTGGATGCGCTGCGTGACCAGGGCCCGCTGATTCTTGCCGCCAACCACCCTTCCCTGCTCGATGCGGTGATGGTCGTCTCGCGCCTGCCCAATGCCGTCTGCGTCATGAAGGCGGCGCTGATGGACAACATCCTGTTCGGCGCCGCCGCCCGTCTCGCCCGCTACATCCGCAACAACGCACCGCTCGAGATGATTCTCGGCGCACGCGAGGAATTGCAGGGCGGAGCCCATCTGGTGATCTTTCCGGAAGGAACGCGCACCACGAATTTCCCGCTCGAGCCGTGCACGCCGAGTACCGGCCTGATTGCGAGCCGTACCGGCATCCCGGTGCAGACCCTGCTCATCGAGTTCTCGACGCCTTATCTCGGCAAGGCCTGGCCGCTGTTCCGTCGCCCGGTGTTGCCGCTCGCCTGTCGCGTCCGGCTCGGCCGGCGCTTTGCGCCGGTTGCCGATGTCGTTGCCTTTACCGGCGAACTCGAAACCTATTTCCGGCAAACACTGGAAATTGCCCCTGAAAACCCGTCGACCGTACGCCATGCCGTCTGA
- a CDS encoding MipA/OmpV family protein: MRTFVKTTGSALAALLVATGAVHAAEERPLWEIGAGVAALSFPAYRGSDQSNNFLMPVPHFSYHGEFLKADRQGIRGSFFDSDRLDLTVSMALSAPASSEDITARKGMSDLKGSFEIGPQVDVTLWRSENRARFVKLLLPLRTAITLEGSPKDIGWVFHPKLNMDITDLPGMPGWNLGMLAGPLFGDQRQHAYYYSVDSQYATPDRPAYEAKAGYAGMQYLVAFSKRFPKYWIGSFLRYDNMSGATFEDSPLMRKKDYVAGGIAITWILGESSTRVMVND; the protein is encoded by the coding sequence ATGCGCACGTTCGTGAAAACCACCGGGTCGGCACTGGCCGCCCTCCTTGTTGCGACAGGCGCAGTCCACGCGGCCGAAGAACGGCCGCTCTGGGAAATCGGTGCCGGTGTCGCGGCCCTGAGCTTCCCCGCCTATCGCGGTTCCGACCAGAGCAACAACTTCCTGATGCCGGTCCCGCACTTCAGTTACCACGGCGAATTTCTCAAGGCCGACCGCCAGGGCATCCGCGGCAGCTTCTTCGATTCCGACCGGCTCGACCTGACGGTGAGCATGGCCTTGTCGGCACCGGCGAGCAGCGAAGACATCACGGCACGCAAAGGCATGTCCGATCTCAAGGGCAGTTTTGAAATCGGGCCGCAAGTCGATGTCACCTTGTGGCGCTCCGAGAACCGTGCCCGCTTCGTCAAGCTGCTGCTGCCCTTGCGCACCGCGATCACCCTCGAAGGTTCGCCCAAGGACATCGGCTGGGTTTTCCATCCCAAGCTGAACATGGACATCACCGACCTGCCCGGCATGCCCGGCTGGAATCTCGGCATGCTGGCCGGCCCGCTGTTCGGCGACCAGCGCCAGCACGCCTACTACTATTCGGTCGATTCGCAATACGCGACGCCGGATCGTCCGGCCTATGAAGCGAAAGCAGGTTATGCCGGCATGCAGTACCTGGTCGCCTTCTCGAAACGTTTTCCGAAATACTGGATCGGCAGCTTCCTGCGTTACGACAACATGAGCGGCGCGACCTTCGAAGACAGCCCGCTGATGCGCAAGAAGGATTATGTTGCCGGCGGCATCGCAATCACCTGGATACTCGGTGAGTCGTCGACGCGTGTGATGGTCAATGACTGA